A genomic segment from Treponema sp. Marseille-Q3903 encodes:
- a CDS encoding outer membrane lipoprotein-sorting protein, translated as MKKIIISAVALLFSSFLFAISEAEAGKLLKSAEESSSFYDTDFKGNYTVVQTKPGEGQNVTEAIMYRRDSKKAWTILITGPQREKGKGYLQFDDNIWFFDPADRRFTFTSAKDKFQNTNANNSDFAPQKYYSSYDIESFEEVALGKLDCVLFTLKAKDNSVDYPMLKLWVTKDDGLARKKEDYSLSGQKLRTTAIPSYQTVNSSTGKYSIPVSMLIQDNLKGKKISGKVQYEKTQITIKNAAFEKVEDTVYTKPYLEMMSRK; from the coding sequence ATGAAAAAAATAATTATCAGCGCAGTTGCATTGCTTTTTTCTTCGTTTCTTTTTGCAATTTCAGAAGCGGAAGCTGGCAAACTCTTAAAATCGGCTGAAGAGAGTTCTTCGTTTTACGATACTGATTTTAAAGGCAATTATACAGTCGTCCAGACAAAACCCGGAGAAGGGCAGAACGTAACTGAAGCAATAATGTACCGCCGCGATTCAAAAAAAGCGTGGACAATTTTAATCACAGGTCCGCAAAGAGAAAAAGGCAAAGGATATCTTCAGTTTGACGACAACATCTGGTTCTTTGACCCTGCCGACAGGCGTTTTACTTTTACAAGCGCTAAAGACAAATTTCAAAACACAAATGCAAATAATTCTGATTTTGCACCTCAAAAATATTACTCAAGCTATGATATTGAAAGTTTTGAGGAGGTTGCTCTCGGAAAACTCGACTGCGTTTTGTTTACGCTAAAAGCAAAAGATAATTCAGTCGATTACCCAATGCTAAAACTCTGGGTTACAAAAGATGACGGGCTTGCACGAAAAAAAGAAGATTACTCGTTGAGCGGTCAAAAACTTCGGACAACTGCAATTCCGTCTTATCAAACTGTCAATTCATCTACAGGAAAATATTCAATTCCCGTATCAATGTTGATTCAAGACAACCTTAAAGGTAAAAAAATCAGTGGAAAGGTTCAGTATGAAAAAACGCAAATCACAATCAAGAATGCGGCTTTTGAAAAAGTTGAAGATACTGTTTACACAAAACCATACCTAGAAATGATGAGCCGGAAATAA